Proteins encoded together in one Mannheimia haemolytica window:
- the hemL gene encoding Glutamate-1-semialdehyde 2,1-aminomutase, whose amino-acid sequence MSISEQLFEQAQKVIPGGVNSPVRAFKGVGGTPVFIEKAEGAYITDSDGKQYIDYVGSWGPMVLGHNHPAIIDAVLKAVPKGLSFGAPTSAEITLAELVCKLVPSIEMVRMVSSGTEATMSAIRLARGYTNRDKIIKFEGCYHGHSDSLLVKAGSGALTLGQPSGPGVPADFAKHTLTCTYNDLDSVKAAFEEYPNEIACLIVEPVAGNMNCIPPQKGFLQGLRELCTQYGAVFIIDEVMTGFRVALGGAQSYYDITPDLTTLGKIIGGGMPVGAFGGKKEIMEYIAPTGPVYQAGTLSGNPIAMAAGLACLTELSKAGNESILAEKTKTLAEGFKALADKHNVPLTVQYVGGMFGLFFTEQKAITNFQEVMKCDATKFNRFFHLMLEQGVYLAPSAFEAGFMSLAHSDEDIARTLEAADKAFAQL is encoded by the coding sequence ATGTCTATTTCAGAACAACTGTTTGAACAAGCCCAAAAAGTGATTCCGGGCGGCGTAAACTCCCCTGTGCGTGCATTTAAAGGCGTGGGTGGCACGCCGGTTTTTATTGAAAAAGCCGAAGGAGCTTATATTACCGATAGCGACGGCAAACAATACATCGACTATGTCGGATCTTGGGGCCCGATGGTACTCGGGCATAACCACCCAGCGATTATTGATGCGGTGCTAAAAGCCGTGCCAAAAGGCTTAAGTTTCGGTGCCCCAACGTCAGCAGAAATCACACTTGCCGAATTAGTGTGCAAATTAGTGCCATCGATTGAAATGGTGAGAATGGTGAGCAGCGGCACAGAGGCAACAATGTCTGCCATTCGTTTGGCTCGTGGCTATACTAATCGAGATAAAATCATCAAATTTGAAGGCTGCTACCACGGACATTCCGATTCTCTGTTAGTAAAAGCCGGTTCAGGTGCTTTAACCCTTGGTCAGCCAAGTGGCCCAGGCGTGCCGGCTGATTTCGCCAAGCATACGCTCACTTGCACCTATAATGATTTAGATTCAGTAAAAGCGGCGTTTGAGGAATATCCAAATGAGATCGCTTGTTTAATTGTTGAGCCTGTTGCCGGCAATATGAACTGTATTCCGCCACAAAAAGGCTTTTTACAAGGCTTGCGTGAGCTTTGCACACAATATGGTGCGGTATTCATTATTGATGAAGTAATGACCGGCTTCCGTGTCGCACTCGGTGGGGCACAATCTTACTACGACATAACACCAGATTTAACCACGCTCGGCAAAATTATCGGCGGCGGAATGCCGGTGGGGGCATTTGGGGGTAAAAAAGAGATTATGGAATACATCGCCCCAACCGGCCCGGTTTACCAAGCCGGCACACTCTCTGGCAACCCGATTGCAATGGCAGCAGGTTTGGCGTGCTTAACTGAATTATCAAAAGCAGGCAATGAAAGTATTTTAGCGGAAAAAACCAAAACCCTCGCTGAAGGCTTTAAAGCTCTTGCAGATAAGCACAATGTACCGCTTACAGTGCAATACGTTGGCGGAATGTTCGGCTTATTCTTCACCGAACAAAAAGCCATTACCAACTTCCAAGAAGTAATGAAATGCGATGCCACCAAATTCAACCGTTTCTTCCACCTAATGTTAGAACAAGGCGTATATTTAGCCCCATCAGCATTTGAGGCTGGGTTTATGTCTTTAGCTCATAGTGATGAAGATATTGCCCGCACGTTAGAGGCTGCGGATAAGGCATTTGCTCAGCTTTAG